In a single window of the Necator americanus strain Aroian chromosome X, whole genome shotgun sequence genome:
- a CDS encoding hypothetical protein (NECATOR_CHRX.G22716.T1): MEEQFSRHHGPQKRSYHKEALVWKTTCGEDTRTTCVEKSTGELAVRRLKVPTAVQPRRQRVPLYGKDDRQQGKCAMDNVERGAQTIVLPTTTRPPRQSIASRSEDGDVRDAFTLGEV, from the exons ATGGAAGAACAGTTCAGTCGTCATCATGGACCACAGAAGAGATCGTACCACAAGGAAGCACTCGTGTGG AAGACGACTTGTGGAGAAGACACGCGAACCACATGCGTGGAGAAAAGCACCGGAGAGTTAGCTGTGAGAAGACTGAAGGTCCCAACTGCCGTTCAACCAAGAAGACAGAGAGTACCATTGTATGGCAAAGACGATCGCCAACAAGGAAAATGCGCCATGGACAATGTCGAGCGTGGAGCACAAACCATCGTGTTGCCGACAACGACTCGACCACCCCGACAGTCGATTGCAAGCCGATCCGAAGATGGAGATGTACGCGATGCGTTCACCTTAGGAGAGGTGTAG